A stretch of Caenibius tardaugens NBRC 16725 DNA encodes these proteins:
- a CDS encoding J domain-containing protein has product MARPRRSNDWGFPRWRSYGSTSEAAQVRLCDRHGCTEAGNCPAPKAPNSPDRWYFCQNHAAEYNSKWDYFAGLDEAEAAERAKNEQRDNSGFAESTYYGWTGSGDGSRSADEMRALEVLGLEADADFDAIKKAWRNKAKEVHPDVRPGDEQAAQEFLKLQLAYDVLRQAEERREWRG; this is encoded by the coding sequence ATGGCCCGTCCCCGCCGATCCAATGATTGGGGTTTCCCGCGCTGGCGTAGCTATGGCAGCACGAGCGAAGCCGCGCAGGTGCGCCTGTGCGACCGGCACGGTTGCACCGAGGCGGGCAATTGCCCCGCACCGAAAGCCCCGAACAGCCCCGATCGCTGGTATTTCTGCCAGAACCATGCGGCCGAATACAATTCGAAGTGGGACTACTTCGCCGGACTGGACGAGGCGGAGGCTGCGGAACGCGCGAAAAACGAACAGCGCGACAATTCGGGTTTTGCCGAATCCACCTATTACGGCTGGACCGGATCGGGCGATGGCAGCCGCAGCGCGGACGAAATGCGCGCGTTGGAGGTTCTTGGGCTTGAGGCTGACGCCGATTTCGACGCGATAAAGAAGGCGTGGCGGAACAAGGCCAAGGAAGTCCATCCCGATGTTCGCCCCGGCGACGAACAGGCGGCGCAGGAATTCCTCAAACTGCAATTGGCCTACGATGTCCTGCGCCAGGCGGAAGAACGCCGGGAGTGGCGCGGCTAG
- the pal gene encoding peptidoglycan-associated lipoprotein Pal, protein MRRKLATTVVVASAMALAACQSKAPDTLPPQPAGSTPPPDSAGPIPGSQADFLAQMSGRQVIYFDTDRYNIDSADIAALQAQAQWMQQYPNKRATIEGHSDERGTRDYNLALGERRANAAKNYLVSLGVDASRLSTVSYGKERPEALGSDESAWSRNRRAVTITID, encoded by the coding sequence ATGAGAAGGAAACTTGCCACCACTGTCGTTGTTGCGAGCGCCATGGCGCTGGCGGCATGTCAGAGCAAGGCTCCCGACACGCTGCCCCCACAGCCCGCGGGTTCGACCCCGCCGCCGGATTCCGCCGGCCCGATCCCCGGGAGCCAGGCCGATTTTCTGGCGCAGATGAGCGGCCGTCAGGTGATCTATTTCGACACCGATCGCTACAACATCGATTCCGCCGATATCGCGGCCTTGCAGGCGCAGGCGCAATGGATGCAGCAGTACCCCAACAAGCGCGCCACGATCGAAGGCCATTCCGACGAACGCGGAACGCGGGACTACAACCTCGCGCTGGGTGAACGCCGGGCCAATGCGGCCAAGAACTATCTGGTGAGCCTGGGTGTGGACGCGAGCCGTCTGTCGACCGTTTCCTATGGTAAGGAACGGCCCGAGGCACTGGGTTCGGATGAATCCGCCTGGTCCAGAAACCGCCGCGCGGTGACGATCACGATCGACTGA
- the tolB gene encoding Tol-Pal system beta propeller repeat protein TolB produces MKKLIACIAFAITVPASAQNAPTIPATPAEEGLTGSVTDEKEWQDLGIAIPAFATDANKPTPANAQGTGALGVEVARVITADLRNNGLFMPVGPDALPRPTYPEIPAPNWGTWSGRSAEMLVQGHVNAEADGNITVSCHLYDVNLRQELVNKDWRLAPSDWRRGAHKCADLVYSRLSGENPFFDSKIAYIAETGPKGNRTKQLAIMDSDGANHRFITTGKATALTPRYSPDYKSIVYLSYLNGNPRIYVYDLVAGTQRLVTQSTNPTFAPRWSPDGRTILYSMAVNGNTDIYSVSAQGGQSKRLTDAPGIDVGGSYSPDGSQIVFESDRSGSQQLYVMNADGTNQRRISFFGGRAATPEWSPRGDQIAFTHIAGNFRVGLISPSGGNLRHLTDSWQDEAPTWSPNGRIIQFFRTERGSGRASLWQVDLTGRNLRRLPTPVDASDPAWGPVLP; encoded by the coding sequence GTGAAAAAACTAATTGCTTGCATCGCTTTTGCCATCACCGTTCCCGCCTCCGCGCAGAACGCACCGACCATTCCGGCCACGCCTGCCGAAGAAGGGCTGACCGGCAGCGTCACGGACGAAAAGGAATGGCAGGATCTGGGCATTGCGATCCCCGCTTTCGCAACGGATGCCAACAAGCCCACCCCGGCCAATGCCCAGGGCACCGGCGCGCTGGGTGTGGAAGTGGCCCGGGTTATCACGGCCGATCTGCGCAACAACGGGTTGTTCATGCCGGTGGGGCCGGATGCTCTGCCGCGCCCGACTTATCCCGAAATTCCCGCGCCGAACTGGGGCACATGGTCCGGGCGCAGCGCGGAAATGCTGGTCCAGGGGCATGTCAACGCCGAAGCCGATGGCAATATCACGGTGAGCTGCCATCTCTATGACGTGAACCTGCGGCAGGAACTGGTGAACAAGGACTGGCGGCTGGCACCGTCGGACTGGCGGCGCGGCGCGCACAAATGCGCCGATCTCGTCTATTCGCGTCTTTCGGGCGAAAATCCGTTCTTCGACAGCAAGATCGCCTATATCGCCGAAACCGGGCCGAAGGGTAACCGGACCAAGCAACTGGCGATTATGGATTCGGATGGGGCGAACCACCGGTTCATCACCACGGGCAAGGCCACGGCGCTCACCCCGCGGTATTCGCCCGATTACAAATCGATCGTCTATCTCAGCTATCTCAACGGCAATCCGCGGATTTACGTTTACGATCTGGTGGCAGGGACGCAGCGGCTGGTGACGCAGAGCACCAACCCGACCTTTGCCCCGCGCTGGTCGCCCGATGGCCGGACCATTCTCTATTCGATGGCGGTCAACGGCAACACCGACATCTATTCCGTGTCGGCGCAAGGCGGGCAGAGCAAGCGCCTGACCGATGCGCCAGGCATCGATGTCGGTGGCAGCTATTCACCCGATGGCAGCCAGATCGTGTTTGAAAGCGATCGTTCGGGCAGCCAGCAGCTCTATGTGATGAACGCGGATGGTACGAACCAGCGCCGGATCAGCTTCTTCGGCGGCCGTGCGGCGACGCCGGAATGGAGCCCGCGCGGCGACCAGATCGCGTTCACGCATATCGCAGGCAATTTCCGTGTCGGCCTGATCAGCCCGAGCGGCGGCAATCTGCGGCATCTGACCGACAGTTGGCAGGACGAGGCGCCGACCTGGTCGCCGAATGGCCGTATTATCCAGTTTTTCCGCACGGAACGGGGTTCCGGGCGTGCATCGCTGTGGCAGGTCGATCTGACGGGGCGTAATCTGCGCCGTCTGCCGACACCGGTGGATGCGTCGGACCCCGCGTGGGGACCGGTTTTACCGTAA
- a CDS encoding cell envelope integrity/translocation protein TolA, producing the protein MASAVIRPEERTGLAVAVVLHVALVAMLLLQPEPARQLKTPERMTVSLVEDVGLTSTGPVVAQKTQAAVAPTISEEIAPPAPSEPTPAPQPEPREVPQPAPPKPVPSKPTPPQPAPPKPTPKPSPKPVPKPVAKPAPAKPQPQPAKPAAKPAPAKPAPAKPAPAKPAAAKPGGGSKLGDDFLKGANFGDAKADAAVPASQIGAQAKASLNQAISRQLKPHWSSPQGADAELLVTVLAFDLNRDGTLAGAPRVVSQSGVTDANRAQASRHKELAIRAVQLAAPFDLPPEYYNAWKRVTAFRFDRKM; encoded by the coding sequence ATGGCTTCGGCAGTGATCCGTCCTGAAGAACGCACCGGCCTTGCCGTGGCCGTGGTGCTGCACGTGGCGCTGGTCGCCATGCTGCTGCTGCAGCCAGAGCCCGCGCGACAGCTGAAAACGCCGGAGCGGATGACGGTCAGCCTTGTGGAAGATGTCGGGCTGACCTCCACTGGCCCCGTGGTCGCACAAAAGACGCAAGCCGCAGTGGCCCCGACGATTTCGGAAGAGATTGCCCCGCCTGCGCCGTCAGAACCCACCCCGGCGCCGCAACCGGAACCGCGCGAAGTGCCCCAGCCCGCACCACCAAAGCCTGTACCGTCCAAGCCCACGCCGCCCCAGCCCGCACCGCCAAAACCCACGCCAAAGCCCAGTCCGAAACCCGTGCCCAAGCCGGTTGCGAAACCGGCCCCGGCCAAGCCGCAGCCGCAGCCGGCCAAACCGGCGGCGAAACCGGCTCCGGCGAAACCAGCACCGGCCAAGCCAGCACCGGCCAAGCCCGCTGCTGCGAAGCCGGGCGGGGGCAGCAAGCTGGGTGACGATTTCCTCAAGGGCGCGAACTTTGGCGATGCCAAGGCCGATGCGGCGGTTCCGGCGTCACAGATCGGGGCGCAGGCCAAGGCATCGCTCAATCAGGCGATTTCCCGGCAGCTCAAGCCGCACTGGTCCAGCCCGCAGGGGGCCGATGCGGAATTGCTGGTGACGGTGCTGGCTTTCGATCTCAACCGCGACGGGACCCTTGCCGGGGCGCCGCGCGTTGTCAGTCAAAGCGGCGTCACCGATGCCAATCGCGCGCAGGCCAGCCGTCACAAGGAGCTGGCGATCCGTGCCGTGCAATTGGCGGCGCCCTTTGACTTGCCACCTGAATATTACAATGCTTGGAAGCGTGTGACTGCATTCCGTTTCGACAGAAAGATGTGA
- a CDS encoding ExbD/TolR family protein, giving the protein MAMGLSASGRRGRRGGSRRAPMAEINVTPLVDVMLVLLIIFMVTAPLLTSAVPVDLPDSRASAMEQEPDQITISIAADGGIYIDDDPVAPGTLPDRLAALPRQASGEPPLITLRADRALDYGRVMSVMGELNRAGLNAISLVTNSSETAP; this is encoded by the coding sequence ATGGCGATGGGTCTCAGCGCCTCAGGCAGGCGCGGGCGGCGCGGCGGTTCGCGCCGTGCCCCGATGGCCGAAATCAACGTCACCCCGCTGGTGGACGTGATGCTCGTCCTGCTGATCATCTTCATGGTCACTGCGCCGCTGCTGACCTCGGCCGTGCCGGTGGATCTGCCCGACAGCCGGGCCAGCGCGATGGAACAGGAACCCGATCAGATCACGATCTCGATCGCCGCCGATGGCGGGATCTATATCGATGACGATCCGGTTGCCCCCGGCACTTTGCCTGACCGGCTTGCTGCGCTCCCGCGCCAGGCGTCGGGTGAACCGCCGCTGATTACGCTGCGGGCGGATCGTGCGCTGGATTATGGCCGGGTCATGTCGGTCATGGGTGAGCTGAATCGTGCGGGTCTCAATGCGATCTCGCTGGTCACCAACAGTTCAGAAACCGCCCCATAG
- the tolQ gene encoding protein TolQ: MTDLAILSAAAAAAAPTRLDPVKLFLDADIVVQLVMAGLLLASIWVWMIIISFSMRIGAARRRSSEYEAHLWEQSDERPVEEQKPRSASPAGRVVAAGLEEWRLSTKGAGYDVDGARQRIAGAMEGQIGVEADTLAERLNFLATIGSVAPFIGLFGTVWGIMNSFFQIGQQQNSSLAVVAPGISEALFATAIGLFAAIPAVIAYNRFSQQVNVFEARLQRLADKVHAQLSRQMDAD; the protein is encoded by the coding sequence ATGACCGACCTCGCTATCCTGTCCGCCGCCGCAGCTGCGGCCGCCCCGACCCGGTTGGACCCGGTAAAACTGTTTCTGGATGCCGATATCGTTGTCCAGCTTGTCATGGCCGGTCTTTTGCTGGCCAGTATCTGGGTGTGGATGATCATCATCTCGTTCTCGATGCGTATCGGGGCAGCCCGCAGGCGGTCCAGCGAATACGAAGCGCATCTGTGGGAACAGAGCGACGAGCGCCCGGTGGAAGAGCAGAAACCCCGTTCCGCAAGCCCGGCAGGGCGCGTTGTCGCCGCCGGTCTCGAAGAATGGCGGCTGTCGACCAAAGGGGCGGGTTACGATGTCGATGGTGCGCGCCAGCGCATCGCCGGGGCGATGGAAGGCCAGATCGGCGTGGAAGCCGATACGCTGGCCGAACGCCTGAACTTTCTGGCCACGATCGGTTCGGTGGCCCCGTTTATCGGCCTGTTCGGGACCGTCTGGGGGATCATGAACAGCTTCTTCCAGATCGGGCAGCAGCAGAATTCCTCGCTGGCCGTGGTCGCACCGGGTATTTCGGAGGCGCTGTTCGCCACCGCGATCGGCCTGTTTGCCGCCATTCCCGCCGTGATTGCCTACAACCGTTTTTCGCAGCAGGTGAACGTGTTTGAAGCCCGGTTGCAGCGTCTTGCCGACAAGGTTCACGCGCAGCTTAGCCGCCAGATGGACGCCGACTGA
- a CDS encoding YbgC/FadM family acyl-CoA thioesterase — protein MTGLAMPVPDTAQVLPCEGHLRDGTHRVLLRAYFDDTDAGGVVYHANYLRWFERGRSAMLRQLGLDQSRALADGLGAYAVTEMAIRYLRPARLGDAVEITTRITELRAASWRVEQKALCGDTILADAAIRIGFVAPDGRPARHPAGWHAKLQTVLAPEGAA, from the coding sequence ATGACTGGTCTTGCCATGCCTGTTCCCGATACCGCGCAGGTTCTGCCGTGCGAAGGGCACTTGCGCGATGGCACGCATCGTGTCCTGTTGCGCGCCTACTTCGACGATACTGATGCGGGCGGGGTGGTCTATCACGCCAATTACCTGCGCTGGTTCGAGCGTGGCCGATCGGCGATGTTGCGCCAGCTCGGGCTGGACCAGTCGCGCGCGCTGGCCGACGGTCTCGGGGCCTATGCCGTGACCGAGATGGCTATCCGGTACCTGCGCCCTGCGCGGCTGGGCGATGCCGTGGAAATCACCACGCGGATCACGGAACTGCGTGCCGCCAGCTGGCGCGTGGAACAAAAGGCCCTGTGCGGCGATACCATTCTGGCGGATGCGGCGATCCGGATCGGCTTCGTTGCGCCTGATGGCCGCCCTGCCCGCCATCCTGCCGGATGGCACGCGAAATTACAGACAGTTCTTGCCCCCGAAGGAGCAGCATGA
- a CDS encoding histidine triad nucleotide-binding protein, whose product MTPVDPTLPYDDQNIFAKILRGEIPCTKVYEDEWAFAFLDINPQAPEHILVVPKGPYVSWDDFSLTASAEEIAGFIRAVGKIAREKGLVEPGYRAIANIGPNSGQLVPHLHVHICGGRPLGRMIPE is encoded by the coding sequence ATGACCCCGGTCGATCCCACACTGCCTTACGACGATCAGAACATCTTCGCGAAAATCCTGCGCGGCGAGATTCCGTGTACCAAGGTCTATGAAGATGAATGGGCTTTCGCCTTTCTCGACATCAATCCGCAGGCGCCCGAACATATTCTGGTCGTGCCCAAGGGGCCCTATGTCAGCTGGGACGATTTCAGCCTAACGGCCAGCGCGGAGGAAATCGCCGGTTTTATCCGTGCCGTGGGCAAGATTGCGCGGGAAAAGGGGCTGGTCGAACCGGGTTACCGCGCGATTGCCAATATCGGCCCCAATTCCGGGCAACTGGTGCCCCATCTGCACGTGCATATCTGCGGTGGCCGCCCGCTGGGCCGGATGATCCCCGAATAA
- a CDS encoding phosphoribosyl-ATP diphosphatase, producing MSSSPDTLARLEQTIASRRAAAPDQSYVAQLNARGLPVIARKLGEEAVETVIAALSGSREELVGEAADVIFHLMVLLAAKDVALADVLAELDRREGVSGIAEKASRNA from the coding sequence ATGAGCAGTTCGCCCGATACTCTGGCCCGTCTGGAACAGACCATCGCCAGTCGCCGCGCCGCCGCGCCGGATCAAAGCTATGTTGCGCAGCTCAACGCCCGTGGCCTGCCGGTCATCGCGCGCAAGCTGGGCGAAGAGGCGGTGGAAACCGTCATCGCCGCGTTGAGCGGCAGCCGCGAGGAACTGGTGGGCGAAGCGGCCGACGTGATCTTTCACCTGATGGTCCTGCTGGCCGCGAAAGATGTCGCGCTGGCCGATGTGCTGGCCGAACTCGACCGGCGCGAAGGCGTGTCGGGAATCGCAGAAAAAGCCTCGAGGAACGCATGA
- the hisF gene encoding imidazole glycerol phosphate synthase subunit HisF, translated as MTVRVRVIPCLDVADGRVVKGVNFVDLKDAGDPVEQARAYDAAGADELCFLDISASHEGRGTLLDIVRRTAEVCFMPLTVGGGVRSVDDARALLLAGADKVAVNSAAVSRPEVVAEIADKFGSQCIVASVDARRQEGHWEIFTHGGRKPTGIDAVEHAARLAKLGAGELLVTSMDGDGTKAGYDLDLTRTIADLVSVPVIASGGVGTLDHLVEGVTRGHASAVLAASIFHFGTYTIAEAHAALRAAGLPARA; from the coding sequence ATGACTGTCCGCGTCCGTGTCATTCCCTGTCTCGACGTTGCCGATGGCCGTGTGGTCAAAGGGGTCAACTTCGTCGATCTGAAGGATGCGGGCGATCCGGTGGAACAGGCGCGTGCCTATGACGCCGCCGGGGCGGACGAACTGTGTTTCCTCGATATTTCTGCCAGCCATGAAGGGCGCGGGACCCTGCTCGATATCGTGCGGCGCACGGCGGAAGTCTGCTTTATGCCGCTGACCGTGGGGGGTGGGGTGCGCAGTGTGGACGATGCGCGGGCGCTGCTCCTGGCCGGGGCGGACAAGGTCGCGGTCAATTCCGCCGCCGTATCGCGCCCGGAAGTCGTCGCTGAAATCGCGGACAAATTCGGCAGTCAGTGCATTGTCGCATCGGTCGATGCCCGGCGGCAGGAGGGGCATTGGGAAATCTTCACCCATGGCGGGCGTAAGCCCACCGGGATCGACGCGGTGGAACATGCCGCGCGCCTGGCCAAACTGGGTGCAGGGGAACTGCTGGTCACCTCGATGGACGGGGATGGGACCAAGGCGGGCTACGATCTCGACCTGACCCGCACGATCGCCGATCTGGTGAGCGTTCCGGTGATTGCCAGCGGCGGTGTGGGTACGCTCGATCATCTGGTCGAAGGCGTGACCAGGGGCCATGCCAGCGCGGTTCTCGCCGCCTCCATTTTCCACTTCGGCACCTATACCATTGCCGAAGCGCACGCGGCGCTGCGTGCGGCGGGGCTGCCTGCCCGCGCCTGA
- the hisA gene encoding 1-(5-phosphoribosyl)-5-[(5-phosphoribosylamino)methylideneamino]imidazole-4-carboxamide isomerase — protein sequence MIVFPAIDLKQGQVVRLAEGDMDRATVYGDNPAAQAMLFAEAGSQYLHVVDLDGSFAGRAENREAVEAILEAFPGHVQLGGGIRTREAVEGWFDLGVSRIVMGTAALKDPQFVKDMAAAFPGGIVVAVDARDGMVATEGWAEVSDVSIVDMARRFEDAGVASLLFTDIGRDGLLKGCNIHATVELARQTDLPVIASGGVKGLDDIRLLAVHSSDGIEGVITGRALYDGRLDLAAAIAMAQKG from the coding sequence ATGATCGTATTTCCCGCCATCGACCTCAAGCAGGGCCAGGTGGTCCGCCTTGCCGAAGGCGATATGGATCGCGCCACCGTTTATGGCGATAATCCCGCCGCACAGGCGATGCTCTTTGCCGAAGCGGGATCGCAATATCTGCATGTTGTCGATCTCGACGGATCTTTTGCCGGTCGCGCGGAAAACCGCGAAGCGGTCGAGGCGATCCTCGAAGCGTTTCCGGGGCATGTGCAACTGGGCGGCGGCATCCGTACGCGCGAAGCGGTGGAAGGCTGGTTCGATCTGGGCGTCAGCCGGATTGTCATGGGCACGGCGGCGCTGAAAGACCCGCAGTTCGTGAAAGACATGGCCGCGGCTTTCCCGGGCGGGATCGTGGTGGCGGTCGATGCGCGCGATGGCATGGTTGCCACCGAAGGCTGGGCCGAAGTGTCCGATGTCTCGATTGTCGATATGGCGCGCCGGTTCGAGGATGCGGGCGTGGCCAGTCTGCTGTTCACCGATATCGGGCGCGATGGCCTGCTCAAGGGCTGCAATATCCATGCCACCGTGGAACTGGCGCGGCAAACCGACCTGCCGGTCATCGCCAGTGGCGGGGTCAAGGGGCTGGATGATATCCGCCTGCTGGCCGTCCATTCCAGCGACGGGATCGAAGGCGTGATCACCGGGCGCGCGCTCTATGACGGGCGTCTCGATCTGGCTGCGGCGATTGCCATGGCGCAGAAGGGGTGA
- the hisH gene encoding imidazole glycerol phosphate synthase subunit HisH, translating to MAEVIALVDYGAGNLHSVHNALMAAGGAGVKVTADPDTVRAADRIVLPGVGAFGACAAGLRAIPGLVDAMTERVHVGGAPFLGICVGMQLLATRGLEHGVTEGLGWVPGEVRLIERTDPAIKIPHMGWNDVVPARHDDGAALIAPGEAYFLHSYHFQPDDGRHVAAMTDHGGGLVAAVAHDNLLGVQFHPEKSQGYGLELLARFLDWNP from the coding sequence GTGGCTGAGGTTATCGCTCTCGTCGATTACGGCGCGGGCAATCTCCATTCCGTGCACAATGCGCTGATGGCAGCGGGCGGCGCGGGGGTGAAAGTCACCGCCGATCCCGATACCGTCAGGGCCGCCGACCGGATCGTGCTGCCCGGTGTGGGTGCGTTTGGCGCCTGTGCGGCCGGATTGCGGGCTATCCCCGGTCTGGTCGATGCGATGACCGAGCGGGTGCATGTGGGCGGCGCACCGTTCCTCGGGATTTGCGTGGGCATGCAATTGCTGGCCACGCGCGGGCTGGAACATGGCGTGACCGAAGGGCTGGGCTGGGTGCCGGGCGAAGTGCGCCTGATCGAACGCACGGACCCGGCGATCAAGATTCCGCATATGGGCTGGAACGATGTGGTGCCTGCGCGCCATGATGATGGCGCGGCGCTGATTGCACCGGGCGAAGCCTACTTCCTGCATTCCTATCACTTTCAGCCTGACGATGGCCGCCACGTTGCCGCGATGACCGATCACGGCGGTGGACTGGTGGCCGCCGTGGCGCATGACAATCTGCTGGGCGTCCAGTTCCACCCTGAAAAGAGCCAGGGTTATGGGCTGGAGCTTCTGGCGCGTTTCCTCGACTGGAATCCCTGA
- the hisB gene encoding imidazoleglycerol-phosphate dehydratase HisB produces the protein MRTGTINRKTSETEIAVEVNLDGTGAYEVSTGIGFLDHMVEQFSRHSLIDVKLKVSGDLHVDQHHTTEDSAIALGQAISQALGDKAGIGRYGTAYSPMDEALARVSLDISGRPWLVWKAGFSQPRLGEMDAELFEHWFQSIAQAIGITLHIELLYGQNNHHIIEGIYKGFARAMRQAVELDLRKGGAVPSTKGQLGG, from the coding sequence ATGCGTACAGGGACGATCAATCGCAAGACCAGCGAGACTGAAATTGCCGTCGAGGTGAATCTCGACGGAACCGGCGCCTATGAGGTTTCGACCGGTATCGGCTTTCTCGATCATATGGTGGAACAGTTTTCCCGCCATTCGCTGATCGATGTGAAGCTGAAGGTTTCCGGTGATCTCCATGTCGATCAGCACCACACGACGGAAGACAGCGCCATTGCGCTGGGGCAGGCCATTTCCCAGGCATTGGGCGACAAGGCGGGCATCGGCCGTTACGGCACGGCCTATTCCCCGATGGACGAGGCGCTGGCGCGCGTATCGCTGGACATTTCCGGACGGCCCTGGCTGGTCTGGAAGGCGGGTTTCAGCCAGCCCCGGCTGGGTGAAATGGATGCCGAACTGTTCGAACACTGGTTCCAGTCGATCGCACAGGCGATCGGCATCACGCTGCATATCGAACTGCTCTATGGGCAGAACAATCACCATATCATCGAAGGTATCTACAAGGGCTTTGCCCGTGCCATGCGGCAGGCGGTAGAACTGGACCTGCGCAAGGGCGGGGCCGTGCCCTCGACCAAGGGGCAGCTTGGTGGCTGA
- a CDS encoding SspB family protein, with product MSDETPDSLIPYDEIVQEALRAVVGRVLGQIVDSGGTLPGNHHFYVTFKTGAPGVSIPAHLRERFPDEMTIVLQNKFWELTVGEEFFSVGLSFNQIPAKLVIPFAAITAFVDPAVDFGLQFQASVPDMAPEPHDDAENDSPETDDRPAAATSDDGSNVVTIDFGRKK from the coding sequence ATGAGCGACGAAACACCTGACAGCCTGATCCCCTACGATGAAATCGTGCAGGAAGCCCTGCGTGCCGTTGTTGGCAGAGTTTTGGGCCAGATTGTCGATTCCGGGGGCACATTGCCGGGGAATCACCATTTCTACGTCACGTTCAAGACCGGGGCGCCGGGGGTTTCCATCCCGGCCCACCTGCGCGAACGTTTCCCTGATGAAATGACCATCGTCCTCCAGAACAAGTTCTGGGAACTGACGGTCGGGGAAGAATTCTTCTCGGTCGGGCTGAGCTTCAACCAGATTCCCGCCAAGCTGGTGATTCCCTTCGCGGCGATCACCGCTTTCGTCGATCCGGCGGTCGATTTCGGCCTGCAATTCCAGGCCTCCGTGCCGGATATGGCGCCCGAACCGCATGACGATGCGGAAAATGATTCGCCCGAAACCGACGACAGACCCGCCGCTGCCACCAGCGATGACGGCTCCAATGTCGTCACCATCGATTTCGGCCGCAAGAAGTAG
- the gmk gene encoding guanylate kinase has translation MANQDDLNRRGLMFVLSSPSGAGKTTISRMLLAAEENLHMSVSVTTRPMRPGEVDGTDYLFARRPEFDRMVAEDAFLEWAEVFGNCYGTPRAEIDAGLRNGKDYLFDIDWQGTQQLHQRAGPDVVRVFLLPPSIAELAHRLSSRGTDSAEVIAGRMARAQSEISHWDGYDYVVINDDIDACFAKVRTILHAERLRRRRQTGLVDFVRELMR, from the coding sequence ATGGCCAATCAAGATGATCTCAACCGCCGCGGCTTGATGTTTGTCCTTTCCTCGCCATCCGGGGCCGGAAAGACGACCATATCGCGCATGCTGCTCGCCGCGGAAGAGAACCTCCATATGTCGGTTTCGGTGACCACCCGGCCAATGCGCCCGGGCGAGGTGGATGGCACCGATTACCTGTTCGCCCGCCGCCCGGAATTTGACCGGATGGTAGCGGAAGATGCCTTTCTCGAATGGGCGGAAGTGTTCGGCAATTGCTATGGCACGCCCAGGGCGGAAATCGACGCCGGGCTGCGCAATGGCAAGGATTACCTGTTCGATATCGACTGGCAGGGCACCCAGCAGTTGCACCAGCGCGCCGGGCCGGATGTGGTACGCGTCTTCCTGCTGCCGCCCAGCATTGCCGAACTGGCGCACCGCCTGTCATCGCGCGGAACCGACAGTGCCGAAGTGATCGCCGGGCGCATGGCCCGTGCGCAATCGGAAATCAGCCATTGGGACGGCTATGACTATGTCGTCATCAATGACGATATCGATGCCTGTTTCGCCAAAGTGCGCACGATCCTGCACGCGGAACGGCTGCGCCGCCGCCGGCAAACCGGGCTGGTGGATTTCGTCCGCGAACTGATGCGCTAG